From Anopheles funestus chromosome 3RL, idAnoFuneDA-416_04, whole genome shotgun sequence, a single genomic window includes:
- the LOC125767299 gene encoding synaptobrevin-1 isoform X1: MSNPEAGNSNGFPKLPPPPTDSTQPSGANGSNNATNNRLKQTQAQVDEVVGIMRVNVEKVLERDQKLSELDQRADALQHGASQFEQQAGKLKRKQWWANMKMMIIMGVIGVVLLIIIILWIVPGGGSSSSPSIESTTTVKPEITDTPQQ; this comes from the exons ATGTCGAATCCTGAAGCTGGAAACTCAAATGG TTTTCCTAAATTACCGCCTCCACCAACGGACAGTACGCAGCCGTCCGGCGCCAACGGATCCAACAATGCCACCAACAATCGATTGAAGCAAACACAGGCGCAGGTTGACGAAGTGGTCGGAATCATGCGCGTGAACGTGGAAAAAGTATTAGAACGGGACCAAAAACTTTCCGAATTGGATCAACGAGCCGATGCACTACAGCACGGTGCATCGCAATTTGAACAGCAGGCCGGCAAACTGAAGAGAAAACAATGGTGGGCCAACATGAAAATGATGATCATCATGGGCGTCATTGGCGTAGTGCTGCTAATAATTATCATTC TTTGGATTGTTCCGGGTGGTGGATCTTCCAGTTCTCCTTCGATTGAATCAACCACAACGGTTAAGCCAGAAATAACCGACACACCACAGCAATGA
- the LOC125767299 gene encoding synaptobrevin-1 isoform X2: MSNPEAGNSNGTQPSGANGSNNATNNRLKQTQAQVDEVVGIMRVNVEKVLERDQKLSELDQRADALQHGASQFEQQAGKLKRKQWWANMKMMIIMGVIGVVLLIIIILWIVPGGGSSSSPSIESTTTVKPEITDTPQQ; the protein is encoded by the exons ATGTCGAATCCTGAAGCTGGAAACTCAAATGG TACGCAGCCGTCCGGCGCCAACGGATCCAACAATGCCACCAACAATCGATTGAAGCAAACACAGGCGCAGGTTGACGAAGTGGTCGGAATCATGCGCGTGAACGTGGAAAAAGTATTAGAACGGGACCAAAAACTTTCCGAATTGGATCAACGAGCCGATGCACTACAGCACGGTGCATCGCAATTTGAACAGCAGGCCGGCAAACTGAAGAGAAAACAATGGTGGGCCAACATGAAAATGATGATCATCATGGGCGTCATTGGCGTAGTGCTGCTAATAATTATCATTC TTTGGATTGTTCCGGGTGGTGGATCTTCCAGTTCTCCTTCGATTGAATCAACCACAACGGTTAAGCCAGAAATAACCGACACACCACAGCAATGA
- the LOC125767271 gene encoding chondroitin sulfate N-acetylgalactosaminyltransferase 1 has protein sequence MVRLVGSKLLARLLLLISSVTLISLMVLTRCGLGGLIVKENGSIIGDAGNGAEVDAEVNYIGERKPPLAIEYAQQENHYQSDAEQQQNGYLQMLQQREEENLKEVAKLTAEIKALKLQILQLKNRLNSAGIGMLQTGAADGTSYNSLSNDSSSILANAAQPPQMLHDCTAFIRRQVGSAEILHGLPLNNEYELIPFNHFTFSRVYPIELGLGKRVVEKPIGYKRKDLLNALNKGLETLNRNISVAAQRYTLDDFIEGIYRNEPTTGTQYELYFRTKEFQNRTQQQQQVTPHHESHTHGTTKLIVMRPFASLQTVQLEAYPKQHEKEIIYIILPLSGRINTFQSFMEKYVKIALKHDRRVHLTVVYFGEEGLSEARTIMTRVIGMKNSGATNSNLKLLALNETFSRAKALRVGAENVWNSQAGRNSDILLFMCDVDIVFSAKFLDRCRWNTKPNKKVYYPVVFSLYNPHVVYTLQGKDVPPETDQLVISKDSGFWRDFGYGMTCQYRSDFLRVRGFDEEIIGWGGEDVMLYRKYVRSHIKVIRATDPGVFHIWHPKVCTGPVMSLSSNQRLTPDQYRACIRSRALNEASHAQLGFLAFRDDIAANEYLLAQGAKINHDSNATKSNLIHSENPLVQNTTMFSRDSIKISAGSSGTLSKGINGKKVT, from the exons ATGGTACGCTTGGTGGGATCAAAGCTGCTGGCCAGGCTATTACTACTGATATCGTCCGTCACGCTTATATCACTGATGGTATTAACCCGCTGTGGTTTGGGAGGACTAATAGTTAAAGAAAATGGATCAATCATTGGTGATGCTGGTAATGGGGCAGAAGTTGATGCTGAAGTCAACTACATTGGTGAACGAAAGCCTCCGTTGGCAATCGAATATGCTCAGCAAGAAAACCACTACCAATCAGATGCTGAACAGCAGCAGAACGGTTACTTGCAAATGCTGCAACAGCGTGAGGAAGAAAATCTCAAAGAGGTAGCGAAACTGACGGCTGaaattaaagctttaaaaCTCCAGATCTTACAGttaaaaaatagattaaaCAGTGCTGGAATAGGTATGCTGCAAACAGGCGCAGCGGATGGAACTTCTTACAATTCTTTATCAAATGACAGTAGCTCGATACTAGCAAACGCTGCCCAACCACCACAAATGTTACATGATTGTACTGCATTCATAAGACGGCAAGTGGGTTCGGCCGAGATATTGCACGGTTTGCCGCTAAACAACGAGTACGAACTGATCCCTTTCAATCACTTCACCTTCAGCCGGGTCTATCCAATCGAACTTGGACTCGGAAAACGGGTCGTCGAAAAACCAATTGGCTACAAAAGAAAGGATCTTTTAAACGCTCTAAACAAGGGATTGGAGACGCTTAATCGGAACATTTCAGTAGCCGCTCAACGCTACACGTTAGATGATTTCATTGAGGGCATATATCGCAACGAGCCCACCACTGGTACACAGTATGAGCTGTACTTCCGTACGAAGGAATTCCAGAATCGAactcaacagcaacagcaagtgACGCCGCATCATGAATCGCACACGCACGGTACCACGAAGCTGATAGTCATGCGACCGTTTGCATCGCTGCAAACAGTGCAGTTGGAAGCGTATCCGAAGCAacacgaaaaagaaataatttatattatcCTTCCGCTGTCCGGGCGCATTAATACGTTTCAAAGCTTTATGGAGAAATATGTAAAGATAGCTCTGAAGCATGATCGGCGCGTGCATCTAACCGTCGTTTATTTCGGCGAAGAAGGTCTATCGGAGGCGCGAACCATCATGACTCGAGtaattggaatgaaaaacaGTGGAGCTACTAATTCCAACTTGAAACTTCTCGCActcaatgaaacattttcccgAG CAAAAGCGTTAAGAGTTGGTGCGGAAAATGTATGGAACTCCCAAGCAGGTAGAAACAGCGACATACTGTTGTTCATGTGTGATGTCGATATCGTATTTAGTGCTAAATTCCTAGATAGATGTAGATGgaacaccaaaccaaacaaaaag GTATATTATCCAGTGGTCTTCAGTCTTTACAATCCACACGTCGTCTATACACTGCAGGGCAAAGATGTGCCTCCGGAGACGGATCAGTTGGTCATCTCGAAGGATTCCGGGTTTTGGAGAGACTTTGGATACGGTATGACCTGCCAGTATCGTTCCGACTTTTTACGAGTGCGTGGCTTTGACGAAGAGATCATCGGCTGGGGCGGAGAAGATGTAATGCTCTATCGCAAGTACGTTCGATCCCATATCAAGGTAATACGGGCTACCGATCCGGGAGTTTTCCATATCTGGCATCCGAAAGTGTGCACCGGCCCAGTGATGTCGTTATCCTCGAATCAGCGGCTTACTCCCGACCAGTACCGGGCCTGCATACGTTCACGCGCCCTGAACGAAGCCTCCCATGCACAGCTTGGTTTTCTAGCGTTTCGAGATGATATTGCGGCAAATGAATATTTGCTAGCGCAAGGTGCCAAAATTAATCACGATTCAAATGCGACCAAAAGCAACCTCATCCACTCAGAGAATCCTTTGGTGCAAAATACCACAATGTTCAGTAGAGATAGCATAAAGATATCCGCAGGTTCGAGTGGGACGCTGAGTAAGGGGATCAATGGTAAGAAGGTTACATGA